In Pseudorasbora parva isolate DD20220531a chromosome 20, ASM2467924v1, whole genome shotgun sequence, a single window of DNA contains:
- the syt1a gene encoding synaptotagmin-1a isoform X3, translated as MWSPLCVVVLICVSSFHVLLIYVLSDDFTGLPLAALKDEDDAETGLTDTEKEVEPKEEEKLGKLQYSMDYNFTENTLIVGIIQAAELPAMDMGGTSDPYVKVYLLPDKKKKFETKVHRKTLNPVFNEQFTFKVPYTELGGKTLVMTVYDFDRFSKHDAIGDVKVPMNKVDFSHVTEEWRDLQSAEKEEQEKLGDICFSLRYVPTAGKLTVVVLEAKNLKKMDVGGLSDPYVKIHLMQNGKRLKKKKTTIKKNTLNPYYNESFSFEVPFEQIQKVQVVITVLDYDKIGKNDAIGKVFVGLNSSGTELRHWSDMLANPRRPIAQWHVLKPEEEVDAQLAAQKK; from the exons ATGTGGTCGCCTTTGTGTGTGGTTGTTTTAATTTGTGTCTCTTCCTTCCATGTCCTCCTTATCTATGTTTTGTCTGATGACTTTACGGGATTGCCACTGGCG GCCTTGAAGGATGAGGATGATGCAGAAACAGGGCTGACGGATACAGAGAAAGAGGTGGAGCCTAAGGAAGAAGAGAAACTTGGCAAATTACAGTACTCCATGGATTACAATTTCACAGAGAATACG CTCATAGTGGGGATCATCCAAGCAGCCGAATTGCCTGCCATGGATATGGGTGGTACTTCTGACCCCTACGTGAAGGTCTACCTTCTTCCAGACAAGAAGAAGAAATTTGAGACCAAGGTCCACCGGAAAACGCTGAATCCCGTTTTCAATGAACAATTCACCTTTAAG GTTCCCTACACTGAGCTCGGAGGGAAAACTTTGGTGATGACAGTATATGACTTTGACCGCTTCTCCAAACACGACGCCATTGGAGACGTGAAGGTGCCCATGAATAAAGTCGACTTTAGTCATGTGACTGAGGAGTGGAGGGACCTCCAGAGCGCTGAGAAAGAAGAG CAAGAGAAGCTGGGTGACATCTGTTTCTCTCTGCGGTATGTGCCCACTGCTGGCAAACTGACCGTCGTCGTTCTGGAGGCCAAGAACCTGAAGAAGATGGATGTTGGTGGCCTGTCAG ATCCCTACGTCAAGATCCACCTGATGCAGAACGGCAAGCGGCTGAAGAAAAAGAAGACGACAATCAAAAAGAACACCCTCAACCCTTACTACAATGAGTCTTTCAGTTTCGAAGTGCCATTTGAACAAATCCAG aaagttcaagttgtTATAACTGTTCTGGACTATGACAAGATTGGCAAGAACGATGCCATCGGCAAAGTGTTTGTGGGCTTGAACAGCTCAGGCACCGAGCTCCGTCACTGGTCAGATATGCTGGCCAACCCGAGGAGACCCATCGCGCAGTGGCACGTGCTCAAGCCGGAGGAGGAAGTGGATGCCCAGCTGGCAGCTCAGAAAAAATAG